One Eubacteriales bacterium mix99 genomic window carries:
- the spoIID gene encoding stage II sporulation protein D has protein sequence MKPLSKVLITGACLLLIPSLISHFTPEKKASDHPASAGNSDEIIIVMASEQEEKPQEEEEERKGDTVLSLYDHRAKKRIRLPLEEYLVGVVAGEMPASFEEEALKAQAVAARTFAVRHMRSLGGSGCSQHKGADVCSSFAHCQEWLSGTQMRKNWGKNFDACHEKIRQAVQSTKGKTMMYDGKPIEVLYYSTSNGKTEEASEVFSRSLPYYHSVDSAGEEDAPNFADNVTYSNQKFAGIFQSKYGVRLDPGHLEKQIKINGYTKSGRIRDLTIGGRNLKATEFRLLYQLNSTDITFVFSKDHITMKTKGFGHGVGMSQVGADRMARQGKDYQEILHHYYQGVEIHNY, from the coding sequence GTAAAGTTCTGATTACCGGAGCCTGTCTGCTTTTGATTCCCTCCCTGATTTCCCATTTTACGCCTGAAAAAAAAGCATCGGATCATCCGGCTTCCGCCGGCAATTCTGATGAGATCATTATCGTAATGGCTTCGGAACAGGAGGAGAAACCGCAGGAAGAAGAGGAAGAAAGAAAAGGGGATACGGTCCTTTCCCTGTATGACCACAGGGCAAAAAAACGGATCCGGCTTCCGCTGGAGGAATATCTGGTCGGCGTGGTCGCAGGAGAGATGCCGGCTTCTTTTGAAGAGGAAGCCCTGAAGGCGCAGGCTGTGGCAGCCAGGACCTTTGCCGTCCGTCATATGCGTTCCCTTGGCGGCAGCGGATGCAGTCAGCATAAGGGAGCAGACGTATGCAGTTCCTTTGCGCATTGCCAGGAGTGGCTGTCCGGGACGCAGATGCGCAAAAACTGGGGAAAGAATTTTGATGCCTGTCATGAAAAAATCCGTCAGGCAGTCCAAAGTACAAAGGGGAAAACCATGATGTACGATGGCAAACCCATCGAGGTCCTGTACTATTCCACCAGCAACGGGAAAACCGAGGAAGCCAGCGAGGTGTTTTCCAGGTCCCTTCCTTATTATCATTCGGTGGACAGTGCCGGAGAAGAGGATGCGCCCAATTTTGCAGACAACGTCACCTATTCCAATCAAAAGTTTGCCGGAATCTTTCAGTCGAAGTATGGTGTTCGGCTGGATCCCGGCCATCTGGAAAAGCAGATTAAAATAAACGGATACACGAAAAGCGGAAGGATCCGGGATTTGACCATCGGCGGAAGAAATCTGAAAGCCACGGAGTTCCGGCTGCTCTATCAGTTGAATTCCACGGATATCACCTTTGTATTCAGCAAGGATCACATCACTATGAAAACGAAAGGCTTTGGCCACGGTGTGGGAATGAGCCAGGTCGGTGCAGACCGGATGGCCCGGCAGGGGAAGGACTATCAGGAAATCCTGCACCATTATTATCAGGGAGTGGAAATTCACAATTACTGA